In Sutterella faecalis, a genomic segment contains:
- a CDS encoding LicD family protein, protein MLKIIDDKETCKRSIYFLGIRLCGWTRSKLILERINNTLNHVERSVEFLMCDRSDSLEAKGGDRNLQLIQIKFLNAFDAFCKDHKLHYWLDFGTLLGAARNSKFIPWDDDIDVSMLRGGGDFEAILNLEKSKKIIFDGYYFKYYPEIGLIKLHNQCLPEYIGMDIFVLDLIGRRMTIAEKVSLTRSLNSDPIFKNKSLSTQRSAYFARKLHNFGFDFVDNFADAETVVYGFEFHHASHPSIFLDKDELFPLRTTQFEGRSYPCPKNLDHHLTLLYGNYKTPNWKQLPHTLISKLPIEDLIKISHFIERQ, encoded by the coding sequence ATGTTAAAAATTATTGATGATAAAGAAACCTGTAAGAGGTCAATATATTTTCTTGGAATAAGGCTTTGTGGGTGGACTCGCTCTAAATTAATTTTGGAGCGGATAAATAATACATTAAATCACGTTGAACGCAGCGTAGAGTTTTTAATGTGTGATAGGTCGGATAGTTTGGAGGCAAAGGGGGGAGATAGAAATTTGCAATTGATACAGATTAAATTTCTAAATGCTTTCGATGCGTTCTGCAAAGATCATAAGTTGCATTATTGGTTGGATTTTGGAACTTTGTTGGGTGCGGCGCGTAATTCTAAATTTATTCCATGGGATGATGATATTGATGTTAGTATGCTGAGGGGGGGGGGGGATTTTGAAGCTATTTTAAATCTAGAGAAATCTAAGAAAATTATTTTTGATGGATACTATTTTAAGTATTATCCAGAAATTGGGCTGATTAAGTTGCATAACCAATGTTTGCCTGAATATATTGGCATGGATATTTTTGTTTTAGATCTTATCGGAAGGCGTATGACGATCGCGGAGAAAGTGTCGTTGACGCGTTCATTGAATTCTGATCCAATATTCAAAAATAAATCATTATCAACGCAACGTTCAGCGTATTTTGCTAGAAAGCTTCATAATTTTGGATTTGATTTTGTTGATAATTTTGCAGATGCTGAAACTGTCGTATACGGATTTGAGTTTCATCATGCTTCGCACCCATCTATTTTCTTAGATAAGGACGAACTTTTCCCATTGCGTACAACTCAGTTTGAGGGTCGCTCATACCCATGTCCAAAAAATCTCGATCATCATCTGACGCTACTTTATGGAAATTACAAAACTCCAAACTGGAAGCAGTTGCCTCATACCTTGATAAGTAAACTGCCAATAGAAGATTTAATAAAAATTTCTCATTTTATAGAAAGGCAGTAA
- a CDS encoding adenylyltransferase/cytidyltransferase family protein: MNVLTYGTFDALHYGHVILLNRLKSLGDKLYVGVSTDAFNLQKGKVAFMSYEDRVTLLQSLRAVDVVFPENDWEQKVADIKKYNIGLFAIGDDWAGHFDYLSKYCKVVYMPRTANISSTEIRRIIMQKKD, translated from the coding sequence ATGAATGTCTTGACTTATGGTACATTCGATGCACTTCATTATGGGCATGTGATTTTGTTGAATAGACTTAAATCTCTTGGAGATAAGCTATACGTAGGTGTATCAACAGATGCTTTTAATTTGCAAAAAGGGAAGGTCGCCTTTATGTCGTATGAAGATAGGGTGACTTTACTGCAATCGCTTCGAGCGGTAGATGTAGTATTTCCCGAAAATGATTGGGAGCAAAAGGTTGCTGATATTAAAAAGTATAATATTGGATTGTTTGCTATAGGTGACGACTGGGCGGGCCATTTTGATTATTTATCTAAATATTGTAAGGTGGTATATATGCCCCGCACTGCGAATATATCTTCCACAGAAATTCGACGCATTATTATGCAGAAAAAAGACTGA
- a CDS encoding LTA synthase family protein gives MFRRSPSACSFFLKPLVFFLAFLVILSLIRIAFFAEFRTGDFGVRDFLPAFWMGVRIDAKWLATLILPAWIFWLMSAKWPKAKKWAEAFGLIAGGLMVLLGFVNIEFFRFYGTPLSAVIFGLFQDDTQAIIKTVLSDWPILPYVGIFLAAMAVPVILSALIPSKGTNPYGGAISLRTKGNLIIAVVMTILLSLILRGSLGKFPLRFQSLSVSPHTFINQCVPNGAILFYEALCDQSALNFKDGRDGELKALGFKNIDEVNQVLTGASPAAQPLKPAKKPDVVLAVMESMGRDQFLSHVPGKNDTLGRLAGELRDAWVFTNGLTIGPGTFPALEGILFDTPYTPLSQSRYGHLPFPFSKVLPFKEAGYEVVFVTGGDANWRNLRESLPRHGFDKVYGDASIHAAFPEAEIGTWGIGDEWMFKFAKRLMDERKASDKPLLLVLLSTSNHPPHEVPDGRATLPVDPDLLPQAIERDKPRAEFTKMLQTYQYASDWLGWFVGSLREEGKLSNTVVASTGDHNARFKYPPQGAFHHQLGVPILFWVPAEIRKELPQVDQTQWVTERDIFPTLSALALGRLPLPEEGRNLALPHRSFAYGYFGVGKYGVAVGKSGAVRIDSKGKLQCFRLEGDKFENQPCTEELLREGRFSAAQRAKVGWVIRSALLH, from the coding sequence ATGTTTCGCAGATCCCCATCAGCCTGCAGCTTCTTTTTAAAGCCTCTTGTCTTTTTCCTCGCCTTTCTCGTCATCCTTTCGCTCATCCGAATCGCCTTCTTTGCGGAGTTCCGCACGGGCGACTTTGGAGTGAGGGACTTTCTTCCGGCTTTCTGGATGGGCGTGCGCATTGATGCCAAATGGCTCGCGACCCTCATTCTCCCCGCCTGGATTTTCTGGCTCATGAGCGCAAAATGGCCGAAGGCGAAGAAATGGGCGGAAGCGTTCGGGCTCATAGCGGGCGGCCTGATGGTGCTCCTCGGCTTCGTCAACATTGAGTTTTTCAGGTTTTATGGGACACCGCTTTCTGCGGTGATCTTCGGCCTCTTTCAGGACGACACTCAGGCGATCATTAAAACGGTACTCTCCGACTGGCCGATTCTTCCCTACGTTGGGATCTTCCTCGCCGCGATGGCGGTGCCCGTCATTCTTTCCGCTCTGATTCCGTCGAAGGGCACGAACCCATACGGCGGAGCGATCAGCTTGAGAACGAAGGGGAATCTCATCATTGCGGTTGTAATGACGATTCTTTTGTCGCTCATCCTGCGCGGAAGTCTCGGGAAGTTTCCGCTTCGCTTTCAGAGCCTTTCCGTCTCGCCTCACACGTTCATCAATCAGTGCGTGCCGAATGGTGCCATTCTTTTCTATGAAGCCCTGTGCGATCAGTCGGCCCTCAACTTCAAGGACGGACGCGACGGCGAACTGAAGGCGCTTGGATTCAAAAATATTGACGAAGTCAATCAGGTGCTCACCGGCGCTTCACCTGCGGCACAGCCTCTGAAGCCGGCAAAGAAGCCCGACGTGGTGCTCGCCGTCATGGAATCCATGGGGCGCGACCAGTTCCTCTCCCATGTGCCGGGGAAGAACGACACGCTCGGGCGCCTTGCTGGCGAGCTTCGTGACGCCTGGGTCTTCACGAACGGCCTCACGATCGGTCCGGGAACCTTCCCGGCGCTCGAAGGCATTCTTTTCGATACGCCCTATACGCCGCTCTCGCAGAGCCGTTATGGGCATCTGCCGTTTCCTTTCTCCAAGGTGCTCCCCTTCAAAGAAGCGGGCTATGAAGTCGTTTTCGTGACTGGCGGAGACGCGAACTGGCGAAATCTCAGGGAGTCGCTCCCGCGTCACGGCTTTGACAAGGTGTATGGCGACGCGTCCATTCACGCCGCGTTCCCGGAAGCCGAAATCGGCACCTGGGGGATCGGCGACGAGTGGATGTTCAAGTTCGCAAAGCGCCTGATGGATGAGCGGAAAGCCTCCGACAAGCCCCTTCTCCTCGTGCTTCTCTCAACCTCGAACCACCCGCCCCATGAGGTGCCCGACGGCCGTGCGACGCTCCCAGTTGACCCGGATCTGCTCCCTCAGGCTATTGAGCGGGATAAGCCCCGCGCTGAATTCACGAAGATGCTTCAGACCTACCAGTACGCTTCCGACTGGCTTGGCTGGTTCGTCGGCAGCCTCCGTGAGGAAGGAAAGCTCTCCAATACCGTCGTTGCCTCCACGGGCGACCACAATGCGCGCTTCAAATATCCGCCTCAAGGGGCTTTTCATCATCAGTTGGGCGTTCCGATTCTTTTCTGGGTTCCGGCAGAGATCCGAAAAGAGCTTCCGCAGGTTGACCAGACCCAGTGGGTGACGGAGCGCGACATTTTTCCGACCCTCTCCGCACTCGCGCTTGGGAGGCTTCCTCTGCCCGAGGAGGGCCGGAACCTCGCGCTTCCGCACCGCAGCTTTGCCTACGGCTACTTCGGCGTTGGCAAATACGGCGTTGCCGTCGGGAAATCCGGAGCCGTGAGAATTGACTCCAAAGGAAAGCTTCAGTGCTTCCGACTGGAAGGGGACAAGTTTGAGAATCAGCCCTGTACGGAAGAACTCCTCCGCGAAGGGCGCTTCTCGGCTGCCCAGCGCGCGAAGGTCGGATGGGTGATTCGTTCTGCGCTTCTGCACTGA
- a CDS encoding valine--tRNA ligase, with amino-acid sequence MTEQQNQELAKSFEPNAIESRWYPVWEKRGYFRAGLDPKKPAFSIQLPPPNITGILHMGHAFNQTVMDTLTRYHRMAGYNTMWLPGTDHAGIATQIVVERQLEKQGFKRREMKREDFIAKIWEWQKFSGGTILEQMRRMGDSVDWDRLYFTMNPKLSKVVIETFVRLYEEGLIYRGKRLVNWDPKLQSAVSDLEVESEEATGHLWEIRYPGADGSEGVVVATTRPETLFGDQAVAVHPEDERYKSLVGKMLKLPLTDRVIPVIADTYVDREFGSGCVKITPAHDFNDFEVGRRHNLEMLNVLTKTARMNENVPEKYRGMDRYECRKAAVEDLKAAGLLVGIKEIKHMVPRVTRTGEIVEPMLSEQWYMAMSKPAPEGTLYPNKSIAEVGLEAVTSGEVNIFPAEWRGVYRQWLENIQDWCLSRQLWWGHQIPAWYDESGKVYVARSEAEAQKQAGVGVKLTRDEDVLDTWFSSALVPFSTIGWPDAEGDEKTAYDLYLPSTVLVTGYDILFFWVARMVMMTKHFTGRAPFKNVYIHGLVRDAEGKKMSKSEGNTLDPLDIIQGIDLEHLIEKNTRGLRQPEKAPIVEKKLRKNYPEGIAAHGADALRFTMAAYATLGRNVNFDLKRAEGYRNFCTKLWNATRFVLMNVEGKDCGIGETASQPMTFSFVDKWIASELARTTKEVRQAYADYRLDIAANAIYSFVWNQYCDWYLELSKVQLKGTEAEQRATRHTLVTVLETILRLAHPIIPFITEELWQKVSVVAGVRRADEETSIMIQSYPEYDEKDDDAAATKRMTTIQQMIDSIRNLRSEMKLPPSQKLPLLISGDEAECLAAAPYLQQLARVEPVEHVESLEQEAKGSVAPVAIVGDFKLMLKVEIDVKAERERLEKEAARLAGEVKKCEGKLSNERFVSKAPAAVVDVERKRLADFTALLAKVTEQLAKLPRE; translated from the coding sequence ATGACGGAACAGCAAAACCAGGAGCTCGCCAAGAGCTTTGAACCCAACGCAATTGAATCCCGCTGGTATCCCGTTTGGGAAAAGCGCGGCTACTTCCGCGCCGGACTTGATCCCAAGAAGCCCGCCTTCTCCATTCAGCTTCCCCCGCCCAACATCACCGGCATTCTGCATATGGGCCATGCCTTCAACCAGACGGTGATGGATACGCTCACGCGCTACCACCGCATGGCGGGCTACAACACGATGTGGCTCCCGGGCACGGACCATGCCGGCATCGCTACTCAGATCGTCGTCGAGCGTCAGCTCGAAAAGCAGGGCTTCAAGCGCCGCGAGATGAAGCGCGAGGACTTCATCGCGAAGATCTGGGAGTGGCAGAAGTTCTCGGGCGGCACGATTCTCGAGCAGATGCGCCGCATGGGCGACAGCGTCGACTGGGACCGTCTCTACTTCACGATGAATCCGAAGCTCTCGAAGGTTGTGATTGAAACCTTCGTGCGCCTCTATGAAGAAGGCCTCATCTATCGCGGCAAGCGCCTCGTCAACTGGGACCCGAAGCTTCAGAGCGCGGTCTCCGACCTTGAAGTCGAAAGCGAAGAGGCGACGGGCCACCTCTGGGAAATCCGCTATCCGGGCGCTGACGGTTCTGAAGGCGTCGTTGTTGCGACGACCCGTCCCGAAACGCTTTTCGGCGACCAGGCCGTTGCCGTTCATCCTGAAGACGAGCGCTACAAGTCGCTCGTCGGCAAGATGCTGAAGCTCCCCCTCACGGACCGCGTGATTCCCGTTATTGCCGATACGTACGTCGACCGCGAATTCGGTTCGGGCTGCGTGAAGATCACGCCGGCCCACGACTTCAACGACTTTGAAGTCGGCCGCCGCCACAATCTCGAGATGCTCAACGTCCTCACGAAGACGGCGCGCATGAACGAGAACGTGCCCGAGAAGTACCGCGGCATGGATCGCTACGAATGCCGCAAGGCCGCCGTTGAGGATCTGAAGGCCGCCGGGCTCCTCGTTGGCATCAAGGAAATCAAGCACATGGTGCCGCGCGTCACCCGTACGGGCGAAATCGTCGAACCGATGCTCTCCGAGCAGTGGTACATGGCGATGAGCAAGCCCGCGCCCGAAGGAACGCTCTACCCCAATAAGTCGATCGCCGAAGTGGGCCTTGAAGCCGTGACCTCGGGCGAAGTCAACATCTTCCCGGCAGAATGGCGCGGCGTCTACCGCCAGTGGCTCGAGAACATTCAGGACTGGTGCCTCTCGCGCCAACTCTGGTGGGGTCATCAGATTCCGGCCTGGTACGACGAATCGGGTAAGGTCTACGTCGCCCGCTCCGAAGCGGAAGCGCAGAAGCAGGCCGGCGTTGGCGTCAAGCTCACGCGCGACGAGGATGTGCTCGACACGTGGTTCTCCTCCGCGCTCGTTCCTTTCTCGACCATCGGCTGGCCTGACGCAGAGGGCGACGAAAAGACCGCCTACGACCTCTACCTCCCCTCGACCGTCCTTGTCACGGGCTACGACATCCTCTTCTTCTGGGTGGCGCGCATGGTGATGATGACGAAGCACTTCACCGGCCGCGCTCCCTTCAAGAACGTCTACATCCACGGTCTCGTGCGCGACGCAGAAGGCAAGAAGATGTCGAAGTCGGAAGGCAATACGCTCGACCCCCTCGACATCATTCAGGGCATTGATCTCGAACACCTGATCGAAAAGAACACCCGCGGCCTGCGTCAGCCCGAAAAGGCTCCGATCGTCGAAAAGAAGCTCCGCAAGAACTATCCGGAAGGCATTGCCGCGCACGGCGCCGATGCGCTCCGCTTCACGATGGCCGCCTACGCTACGCTCGGTCGCAACGTGAACTTTGACCTCAAGCGCGCCGAAGGCTACCGCAACTTCTGCACGAAGCTCTGGAACGCCACGCGCTTCGTTCTCATGAATGTTGAAGGGAAGGACTGCGGCATCGGCGAAACAGCCTCCCAGCCGATGACCTTCTCCTTCGTCGACAAGTGGATTGCGAGCGAACTCGCCCGCACCACGAAGGAAGTCCGCCAGGCCTATGCCGACTACCGTCTCGACATTGCTGCCAACGCCATCTATTCCTTCGTCTGGAACCAGTACTGCGACTGGTACCTTGAACTCTCGAAGGTTCAGCTGAAAGGTACGGAAGCCGAGCAGCGCGCAACGCGCCATACGCTAGTCACCGTCCTCGAGACGATCCTTCGCCTCGCGCACCCGATCATCCCCTTCATCACCGAAGAACTCTGGCAGAAGGTTTCCGTCGTCGCAGGCGTGCGCCGCGCGGACGAGGAAACCTCCATCATGATTCAGAGCTATCCGGAGTACGACGAAAAGGATGACGATGCGGCAGCAACGAAGCGCATGACGACCATCCAGCAGATGATCGATTCGATCCGCAATCTGAGAAGCGAAATGAAGCTTCCGCCCTCGCAGAAGCTCCCGCTCCTCATTTCGGGCGACGAAGCTGAATGCCTCGCGGCTGCTCCCTACCTCCAGCAGCTCGCCCGCGTCGAACCGGTCGAACATGTTGAAAGTCTCGAGCAGGAAGCGAAGGGCTCGGTCGCGCCGGTCGCGATCGTGGGCGACTTCAAGCTCATGCTCAAGGTCGAAATCGACGTGAAGGCTGAACGCGAACGCCTCGAGAAGGAAGCTGCGCGCCTCGCGGGCGAAGTGAAGAAGTGCGAAGGAAAGCTCTCAAACGAACGCTTCGTTTCGAAGGCCCCGGCGGCGGTCGTCGACGTGGAAAGAAAGCGCCTCGCGGACTTCACCGCGCTTCTTGCCAAGGTGACTGAACAGCTCGCCAAGCTTCCTCGCGAATAA
- a CDS encoding DNA polymerase III subunit chi, with the protein MQKIDFHFNVPNRLRYACLVARTVYKRGLTLAFWTSDAERLRNFDQLLWSFDDLAFLPHVRANAAHADETPILLSTDLSELKGDVLVLLDDHLPESWKTDFERFGRIIDVVSTDPSELKLSRDRYRAYKAEGVELAAYDRRH; encoded by the coding sequence ATGCAGAAGATTGACTTTCACTTCAACGTTCCGAACCGCCTGAGGTACGCATGCCTCGTTGCGCGCACCGTTTATAAGCGCGGGCTCACGCTCGCCTTCTGGACATCGGATGCGGAGCGTCTGAGAAATTTCGATCAGCTCCTCTGGAGCTTCGACGACCTGGCTTTTCTTCCGCATGTCCGCGCGAACGCCGCGCACGCAGACGAAACGCCCATTCTGCTTTCCACGGATCTGAGCGAACTGAAGGGCGACGTACTCGTTCTCCTTGACGATCATCTGCCCGAAAGCTGGAAAACGGATTTCGAACGCTTCGGGCGCATCATTGATGTGGTGAGCACGGACCCCTCGGAGCTCAAACTTTCGCGCGACCGCTACCGCGCCTACAAGGCCGAAGGGGTCGAGCTCGCCGCATACGACCGCCGCCACTGA
- a CDS encoding flavocytochrome c, with product MTSARMNRRAALGLAGGTALALASSGALARGVKAPQAWDRTVDVLVVGSGFAGLAAAIEARTEGADVLCIEKMSIVGGNSILSGGGLASPGNDLQVAAGIKDSPELLLADMLKSGGGLANVECAKVVAYGALDAYRWAKDFLGVKFDRLGYQGGHSVARSACYMNGNGANMVGPMAKKAKELGVALETRTRLVNLVTDEKGAVVGAELVKGYVFPKEDSGTRMFVRARKGVVVAGGGFSQNVKLRMLHDPRLGPQLESTNQPGATGDAMMAAQRIGAADVQMDWIQLGPWTSPDEKGFGVCPKFVESSVGYGLMVDPKTGKRFVNETGNRKVRSDAIIATGHPAVILVSEENAGHVPPSTIKAGMENGSIRRFANLDELAKFYGINAESLKASVTRWNEAVAAKKDPDFNAKIFKDTKENKGVFYACRLWPRVHYCMGGLAINPKAEVINTDLNVIPGLYAAGEVAGGVHGMVRLGTVSIADCVVFGRVAGRNAAQRKI from the coding sequence ATGACTTCAGCACGCATGAATCGCCGCGCAGCATTAGGGCTCGCAGGCGGCACGGCATTAGCGCTCGCTTCTTCGGGCGCACTTGCCCGCGGCGTCAAGGCGCCGCAGGCGTGGGACCGCACAGTCGACGTGCTCGTGGTGGGCTCCGGGTTTGCGGGGCTCGCCGCGGCGATTGAAGCTAGAACGGAAGGCGCAGATGTGCTCTGCATCGAAAAGATGTCGATCGTCGGGGGAAATTCCATTCTGTCGGGCGGCGGCCTTGCATCTCCGGGCAACGACCTTCAGGTTGCTGCCGGCATTAAGGACAGTCCTGAACTGCTCCTCGCCGACATGCTGAAGTCCGGGGGCGGGCTTGCCAATGTGGAGTGCGCGAAGGTTGTCGCTTACGGCGCCCTGGATGCGTACCGCTGGGCGAAGGACTTCCTCGGCGTCAAGTTCGACCGCCTCGGCTACCAGGGCGGACATTCCGTTGCGCGCTCCGCCTGCTACATGAACGGCAACGGCGCCAATATGGTGGGGCCGATGGCGAAGAAGGCGAAGGAGCTCGGTGTTGCGCTTGAAACCAGAACGCGTCTCGTCAATCTCGTGACCGATGAAAAGGGTGCCGTCGTGGGCGCAGAGCTCGTTAAAGGCTACGTCTTCCCCAAAGAGGATTCCGGCACCCGGATGTTCGTTCGCGCCCGCAAAGGCGTCGTGGTGGCGGGCGGCGGCTTTTCGCAGAACGTGAAGCTCAGAATGCTTCACGATCCGAGGCTCGGGCCCCAGCTGGAGTCGACCAATCAGCCGGGCGCAACGGGCGACGCCATGATGGCGGCACAGAGAATCGGCGCGGCGGACGTGCAGATGGACTGGATTCAGCTCGGTCCCTGGACCTCGCCCGACGAAAAGGGCTTCGGCGTCTGCCCGAAGTTTGTTGAGTCGTCGGTGGGCTACGGCCTCATGGTGGATCCGAAGACCGGCAAGCGCTTTGTCAACGAAACGGGGAACCGCAAGGTGCGCTCCGACGCCATCATCGCGACGGGACATCCGGCGGTGATTCTGGTTTCTGAAGAGAATGCGGGCCACGTGCCTCCCTCCACCATCAAGGCGGGCATGGAAAACGGCTCCATCCGGCGCTTCGCGAATCTGGATGAGCTCGCAAAGTTCTACGGCATCAATGCGGAGTCGCTTAAGGCTTCCGTCACCCGCTGGAATGAAGCAGTCGCCGCGAAGAAGGATCCCGACTTCAACGCGAAGATCTTCAAGGACACGAAGGAAAACAAGGGCGTCTTTTACGCCTGCCGCCTCTGGCCGCGCGTTCACTACTGCATGGGCGGTCTCGCGATCAACCCGAAGGCGGAGGTGATCAATACCGATCTCAACGTGATTCCCGGGCTTTATGCCGCCGGCGAAGTTGCGGGCGGCGTCCACGGCATGGTGCGTCTCGGAACGGTATCCATCGCCGACTGCGTGGTCTTTGGCCGCGTGGCCGGCCGCAACGCTGCTCAGAGAAAGATCTGA
- a CDS encoding NAD(P)H-dependent oxidoreductase, giving the protein MQFTISRIAFIAAAMLASSASFGADAVSSASVKPAQEPAVVLEGQKTMAAKGGDALPANVDAVTSASVVPQKYRQTDFKPNGFTETQGKKRALFILDDPRHESVTYDLCVTAMKFFEEKGFEVELRDLIAQKFNPLITSREEFYHAKDGFGPTPKDVLVEQAYVKKADHIIFVQPNWQDSDPMFTKGYKLRVFSKGFSYDDGPKGRVGLLPGKTFYTIMNAGWLGMGQGQSGDSLNKNPQEWETWMFAMRVVDDDAAVGKDMKNLGRFVNDRTPGNLDPDYGTKIEALRNVLRSRLARDFNL; this is encoded by the coding sequence ATGCAATTCACAATCTCTCGCATCGCCTTTATTGCCGCGGCGATGCTTGCTTCCTCCGCGTCATTTGGAGCCGACGCGGTTTCTTCCGCTTCCGTCAAGCCCGCTCAGGAGCCCGCCGTGGTTCTTGAAGGCCAGAAGACCATGGCCGCCAAGGGAGGCGACGCGCTTCCCGCCAACGTGGACGCCGTGACCTCTGCTTCCGTCGTGCCGCAGAAATACCGGCAGACGGACTTTAAGCCCAACGGCTTTACGGAGACACAAGGCAAAAAGCGTGCGCTATTCATTCTTGACGACCCGCGCCACGAATCCGTGACCTACGACCTCTGCGTCACCGCGATGAAGTTCTTTGAAGAAAAGGGCTTCGAGGTTGAGCTTCGCGATCTGATCGCGCAGAAATTCAATCCGCTCATCACGTCGCGCGAGGAGTTCTATCACGCGAAGGACGGCTTCGGCCCCACGCCGAAGGACGTTCTCGTCGAGCAGGCGTACGTCAAGAAGGCCGACCACATCATCTTTGTTCAGCCCAACTGGCAGGACAGCGATCCGATGTTCACGAAGGGCTACAAGCTTCGCGTCTTCTCGAAAGGCTTCTCCTACGACGACGGCCCCAAGGGCCGCGTGGGACTGCTTCCGGGAAAGACCTTCTACACCATCATGAACGCAGGCTGGCTCGGCATGGGCCAGGGCCAGAGCGGGGACTCTCTCAACAAGAATCCTCAGGAATGGGAAACCTGGATGTTCGCGATGCGCGTGGTTGACGACGATGCCGCCGTCGGCAAGGACATGAAGAATCTCGGCCGCTTCGTCAATGACCGTACGCCCGGTAATCTCGATCCGGACTACGGCACGAAGATCGAAGCCTTGAGAAACGTCCTGAGGTCCCGTCTCGCTCGCGACTTCAATCTCTGA
- the greB gene encoding transcription elongation factor GreB, with amino-acid sequence MAEDDDDEVKLPGLPPNTKNYMTPACYRRLLDEREHLVNVERPEVVNVVSWAASNGDRSENGDYLYGKKRLREIDRRIRFLNKRIESAEVVDPAAHPETDQIFFGATVLYANQRGEERKIRIVGIDEADAEHGDVSWISPIARVFLKHHEGDEVKLPTPATSTHPAGVDTLEILEVTYTNDQPIP; translated from the coding sequence ATGGCCGAAGATGATGACGACGAGGTGAAGCTCCCCGGACTCCCGCCCAATACGAAGAACTACATGACGCCTGCCTGCTACAGGCGCCTCCTTGATGAGCGCGAGCATCTCGTCAACGTTGAGCGCCCTGAGGTGGTGAACGTCGTCTCCTGGGCGGCGAGCAACGGCGACCGGTCGGAAAACGGCGACTATCTCTACGGCAAGAAGCGCCTTCGCGAAATCGACCGCCGGATTCGATTCCTCAACAAGCGAATCGAGTCCGCTGAGGTGGTGGATCCGGCCGCGCACCCGGAAACCGATCAGATTTTCTTCGGCGCCACGGTGCTCTATGCCAATCAAAGAGGCGAGGAGCGCAAGATCCGCATCGTCGGCATCGATGAGGCGGATGCCGAACACGGCGACGTGAGCTGGATCAGCCCCATTGCCCGCGTGTTCCTCAAGCACCATGAGGGCGACGAAGTGAAGCTTCCGACGCCGGCAACGAGCACGCACCCGGCAGGGGTCGACACGCTTGAGATCCTCGAAGTCACCTACACGAACGATCAGCCGATTCCCTGA